The Blastomonas fulva genome contains a region encoding:
- the secY gene encoding preprotein translocase subunit SecY, giving the protein MASRADNLASNFSMAKFSQATELKNRIWFTIGALIIFRLLSYVPLPGVDPTALAALYEQTKGGVLDIFNTFSGGSLERMSLIALGVMPYITASIVVQLAASLSPQLAAIKKEGESGRKKLNQYTRYGTVFLTAMQGYFIAVGLESYAGASGIQAVVDPGLMFRIGAVISLVGGTMFLMWLGEQITARGIGNGISLIIMAGIVAQMPVFIAQMFEGGRTGSISPFLIVGLLVMIVGLVIFICFMERAQRRVLIQYPKRATQRGVMQADRSHLPLKINTAGVIPPIFASSLLLMPLTISQFAGNSADPNSAMGSALVTLNQYLQHGQPLYMTLYALGIIFFCFFYTAVVFNPEETSENLKKNGGFIPGIRPGKNTATYLDYVLTRITVVGAAYLTFVCVLPEYVIAQTGIPLFFLGGTSLLIVVNVTVDTITQIQSHLLAHQYADLIKKAKLKGRLR; this is encoded by the coding sequence ATGGCATCACGGGCCGACAATCTGGCAAGCAACTTCAGCATGGCTAAATTCAGCCAGGCGACCGAACTGAAGAACCGCATCTGGTTCACCATTGGCGCGCTGATCATCTTCCGTCTGCTGAGCTATGTTCCGCTTCCGGGCGTCGATCCCACCGCGCTGGCAGCTCTGTACGAGCAGACCAAGGGCGGCGTCCTCGACATCTTCAACACCTTCTCGGGCGGCTCGCTCGAGCGCATGAGCCTGATCGCGCTTGGCGTTATGCCCTATATCACCGCCTCGATCGTGGTGCAGCTGGCAGCTTCGCTGTCGCCGCAGCTTGCCGCGATCAAGAAGGAAGGCGAATCAGGCCGCAAGAAGCTCAACCAGTACACCCGCTACGGCACCGTGTTCCTCACCGCGATGCAGGGCTATTTCATCGCCGTCGGCCTGGAATCCTATGCCGGTGCCAGTGGCATCCAGGCGGTGGTCGATCCCGGCCTCATGTTCCGCATCGGCGCGGTGATCAGCCTTGTCGGCGGCACAATGTTCCTGATGTGGCTGGGTGAGCAGATTACCGCGCGCGGTATCGGCAACGGCATCTCGCTGATCATCATGGCGGGCATCGTCGCCCAGATGCCGGTGTTCATCGCACAGATGTTCGAGGGCGGTCGCACCGGCTCGATCTCGCCGTTCCTGATCGTCGGCCTGCTGGTGATGATCGTCGGCCTGGTGATCTTCATCTGCTTCATGGAGCGTGCCCAGCGCCGCGTGCTGATCCAGTATCCCAAGCGCGCCACGCAGCGCGGCGTGATGCAGGCGGACCGCAGCCATCTCCCGCTCAAGATCAACACCGCAGGCGTGATCCCGCCGATCTTCGCTTCGTCGCTGCTGCTGATGCCGCTGACGATCTCTCAATTCGCCGGCAACTCTGCTGATCCCAACTCGGCTATGGGTAGCGCGCTGGTGACGCTTAACCAGTATCTGCAGCACGGCCAGCCGTTGTACATGACGCTCTATGCGCTGGGCATCATCTTCTTCTGCTTCTTCTACACTGCCGTGGTGTTCAACCCGGAAGAGACGTCGGAGAACCTCAAGAAGAATGGCGGCTTCATCCCCGGCATCCGTCCCGGCAAAAACACCGCGACCTATCTGGATTATGTGCTCACGCGCATTACCGTGGTCGGCGCGGCGTACCTGACCTTTGTCTGCGTGCTGCCCGAATATGTCATCGCGCAGACCGGCATTCCGCTGTTCTTCCTTGGCGGCACCAGCCTGCTGATCGTGGTCAACGTGACCGTCGACACGATCACCCAGATCCAGAGCCACCTGCTTGCGCACCAATATGCCGACCTCATCAAGAAGGCGAAGTTGAAGGGCCGCTTGCGCTAA
- the rplO gene encoding 50S ribosomal protein L15: protein MKLNELKDNEGARKGRMRVGRGIGSGKGKTGGRGQKGQTSRSGVSIAGFEGGQMPLHMRIPKRGFNNPFGKDYDIVNLGMIQKFIDAGKLPTDGTVDQAALRAAGLSRGGKDGVRILAKGELTSKVSFNVAGASKGAIEAIEKLGGKVDIILPRPKYVKPPYEKKA from the coding sequence ATGAAGCTGAACGAACTCAAGGACAATGAAGGCGCCCGCAAGGGCCGTATGCGCGTCGGACGCGGCATCGGTTCGGGCAAGGGCAAGACCGGTGGACGCGGCCAGAAGGGCCAGACCAGCCGTTCGGGCGTTTCGATCGCCGGATTTGAAGGCGGCCAGATGCCGCTGCACATGCGCATCCCGAAGCGCGGCTTCAACAATCCGTTCGGCAAGGATTACGACATCGTCAACCTGGGCATGATCCAGAAGTTCATCGACGCCGGCAAGCTGCCGACCGATGGCACTGTCGATCAGGCTGCGCTGCGCGCTGCCGGCCTGTCGCGTGGCGGCAAGGATGGCGTGCGCATTCTCGCCAAGGGTGAACTGACCTCGAAGGTGAGCTTCAATGTCGCCGGTGCATCCAAGGGTGCCATCGAGGCGATCGAAAAGCTCGGTGGCAAGGTGGATATCATTCTGCCGCGTCCCAAGTACGTAAAGCCGCCGTACGAAAAGAAAGCCTGA
- the rpmD gene encoding 50S ribosomal protein L30, which yields MATIKLKQTGSPIRRPESQRKVLIGLGLNKMNRIVEHTDTPEIRGMLQKVRHMVTVID from the coding sequence ATGGCAACCATCAAGCTGAAGCAGACCGGATCGCCGATCCGTCGTCCTGAATCGCAGCGCAAGGTCCTGATCGGCCTTGGTCTGAACAAGATGAACCGCATTGTGGAACATACGGACACGCCCGAAATTCGCGGCATGCTCCAGAAGGTCCGCCACATGGTGACGGTGATCGACTGA
- the rpsE gene encoding 30S ribosomal protein S5 yields the protein MADEVNNAEASGTAAEGAPQAERQGRGGRGRGRGGNERGGNDRGGRGRRDDRNKRDEDQGDELIEKLVHINRVSKTVKGGKRFGFAALVVVGDGQGRAGFGHGKAREVPEAISKATAAAKKKMIRVPLKEGRTLHHDGTGHFGAGKVTLRSAPQGTGIIAGGPMRAVFESLGVADVVTKSNGTSNPYNMIRATFEALGEQTSPKSVAARRGKKIADLLGRGGAAPVVAEAEAAAITE from the coding sequence ATGGCTGATGAAGTGAACAACGCAGAAGCATCGGGCACCGCCGCTGAAGGTGCTCCCCAGGCTGAACGCCAGGGCCGTGGTGGCCGTGGTCGTGGCCGTGGTGGCAACGAGCGTGGCGGAAACGATCGCGGTGGCCGTGGCCGTCGGGATGACCGCAACAAGCGCGACGAGGACCAGGGTGACGAGCTGATCGAAAAGCTCGTCCACATCAACCGCGTGTCCAAGACCGTCAAGGGCGGCAAGCGCTTCGGCTTTGCAGCACTGGTCGTGGTCGGTGACGGCCAGGGTCGTGCAGGCTTCGGCCATGGCAAGGCCCGCGAAGTGCCCGAGGCGATCAGCAAGGCAACTGCTGCTGCCAAGAAGAAGATGATCCGCGTCCCCCTCAAGGAAGGCCGCACGCTTCACCATGACGGCACCGGCCATTTCGGTGCAGGCAAGGTGACGCTGCGCAGCGCGCCGCAGGGTACTGGCATCATTGCCGGTGGTCCGATGCGCGCCGTGTTCGAAAGCCTGGGTGTGGCCGACGTTGTGACCAAGTCCAACGGCACGTCGAACCCCTATAACATGATCCGCGCGACCTTCGAGGCGCTCGGCGAACAGACCAGCCCCAAGTCGGTGGCAGCGCGTCGTGGCAAGAAGATTGCCGACCTGCTGGGCCGTGGCGGTGCCGCACCTGTCGTCGCCGAGGCTGAAGCCGCTGCGATTACGGAGTAA
- the rplR gene encoding 50S ribosomal protein L18, whose product MAKLSLFDRRRQRVRSSLRARAGGRPRLSVHRTGKHIYAQIIDDAAGKTLASASTLVKGSKATGATVADAIAVGKQIAEAGKQAGVTTVVFDRGGFIFHGRVKALADAAREGGLEF is encoded by the coding sequence ATGGCGAAGCTCTCTTTATTCGATCGTCGCCGTCAGCGCGTCCGCAGCTCGCTGCGCGCACGGGCAGGTGGACGTCCCCGTCTTTCGGTGCACCGCACCGGCAAGCACATCTATGCACAGATCATCGACGACGCAGCCGGCAAGACGCTGGCTTCGGCTTCGACCCTGGTCAAGGGCAGCAAGGCAACGGGCGCAACCGTTGCCGACGCCATCGCCGTTGGCAAGCAGATCGCCGAGGCTGGCAAGCAGGCGGGTGTGACCACCGTTGTGTTCGACCGTGGCGGTTTCATTTTTCATGGCCGGGTCAAGGCCCTGGCCGATGCCGCACGCGAAGGCGGACTGGAGTTTTAA
- the rplF gene encoding 50S ribosomal protein L6 → MSRIGKKPVAIPAGVTASMADGVITMKGPKGELTMPTVPDITYELTDGEVAVKPANNTRRARAFWGMQRTLVQNLVVGVTEGFTKTLNITGVGYRANVQGSNLKLQLGYSHDVDFAIPDGIEIKTPDQTTIHISGSDRQKVGQVAAEIRRWRKPEPYKGKGIKYAGEFIFRKEGKKK, encoded by the coding sequence ATGAGCCGCATTGGTAAAAAGCCGGTGGCCATTCCTGCAGGCGTGACTGCATCGATGGCCGATGGCGTCATCACCATGAAGGGTCCCAAGGGCGAGCTGACCATGCCGACCGTGCCCGACATCACCTATGAACTCACCGATGGTGAAGTCGCGGTGAAGCCGGCGAACAACACGCGGCGCGCTCGGGCGTTCTGGGGCATGCAGCGTACGCTGGTCCAGAACCTGGTGGTCGGTGTGACCGAAGGGTTCACCAAGACGCTGAACATCACCGGCGTCGGCTATCGTGCCAACGTGCAGGGCAGCAACCTCAAGCTGCAGCTCGGCTACAGCCATGATGTCGATTTCGCCATTCCTGACGGTATCGAGATCAAGACCCCGGATCAGACCACGATCCACATTTCGGGCAGCGACCGCCAGAAGGTTGGCCAGGTTGCCGCCGAAATCCGTCGCTGGCGCAAGCCGGAGCCCTACAAGGGCAAGGGTATCAAATATGCGGGCGAGTTTATCTTCCGCAAGGAAGGGAAGAAGAAGTAA
- the rpsH gene encoding 30S ribosomal protein S8: protein MAMTDPLGDMLTRIRNGQQAKKDSVMSPASNLRARVLDVLQREGYIRGYTEELLGRHKGLRIELKYFEGQPAIKHVARVSKPGRRVYSGSKELPIVRNGLGITIVSTPRGVLSDAEAREQNVGGEVLAEVF from the coding sequence ATGGCAATGACCGATCCTCTGGGCGATATGCTCACCCGCATCCGCAATGGCCAGCAGGCCAAGAAGGACAGCGTGATGTCGCCGGCATCGAACCTGCGCGCTCGCGTGCTCGACGTTCTGCAGCGCGAAGGTTATATCCGCGGATATACCGAAGAGCTGCTGGGCCGTCACAAGGGCCTGCGCATCGAGCTGAAGTATTTCGAAGGCCAGCCCGCGATCAAGCATGTCGCGCGCGTGTCGAAGCCTGGCCGCCGCGTCTATTCGGGTTCCAAGGAACTTCCGATCGTGCGCAACGGCCTGGGCATCACCATCGTATCCACTCCCCGTGGTGTTCTGTCCGACGCGGAAGCGCGCGAACAGAATGTTGGCGGCGAAGTGCTGGCGGAGGTATTTTGA
- the rpsN gene encoding 30S ribosomal protein S14 has protein sequence MAKLSSINKNERRKKMVKQYAGRYARLRAKAEDTNLDETERLIARLKMAELPRNANPTRVRNRCATTGRPRAYYRKFGLCRIELRDLANKGLIPGVTKSSW, from the coding sequence ATGGCGAAACTGAGTTCCATCAACAAGAACGAACGTCGCAAGAAGATGGTCAAGCAGTATGCTGGCCGTTATGCGCGTCTGCGTGCGAAGGCTGAAGACACCAATCTTGACGAAACCGAGCGTCTGATCGCCCGGCTCAAGATGGCTGAACTGCCCCGCAATGCAAACCCCACGCGCGTGCGCAACCGGTGTGCAACCACCGGTCGTCCCCGCGCTTATTACCGCAAGTTCGGGCTCTGCCGTATCGAGCTGCGGGATCTGGCCAACAAGGGCCTGATCCCCGGCGTTACGAAGTCCAGCTGGTAA
- the rplE gene encoding 50S ribosomal protein L5 encodes MADKYTPRMRQRYDDVVVKAMQEKFGYKNHMEVPKLEKITINMGVGEGSQDKKKVTTAAAEMELIAGQKPVITKARKSIAQFKLREGMPIGCKVTLRKERMFEFLDRLVTIAMPRIRDFRGLNPKSFDGRGNYAMGLKEQIIFPEISYDQIDAVRGMDIIVTTTAKTDDEARELLRLFGFPFPIEETQEQAAA; translated from the coding sequence ATGGCTGATAAGTACACGCCCCGCATGCGTCAGCGTTATGACGACGTTGTCGTCAAGGCGATGCAGGAAAAGTTCGGCTACAAGAACCACATGGAGGTTCCCAAGCTCGAGAAGATCACCATCAACATGGGTGTCGGCGAAGGCAGCCAGGACAAGAAGAAGGTGACCACCGCCGCTGCGGAAATGGAGCTGATCGCCGGCCAGAAGCCCGTGATCACCAAGGCTCGCAAGTCGATCGCACAGTTCAAGCTGCGCGAAGGCATGCCCATCGGCTGCAAGGTGACGCTGCGCAAGGAGCGCATGTTCGAGTTTCTCGATCGTCTGGTGACGATCGCGATGCCGCGCATCCGCGATTTCCGCGGGCTGAACCCCAAGAGCTTTGACGGCCGTGGCAACTATGCCATGGGCCTGAAAGAGCAGATCATCTTCCCCGAGATCAGCTACGACCAGATCGACGCTGTTCGCGGAATGGATATCATTGTGACCACGACGGCCAAGACGGACGATGAAGCGCGCGAACTGCTGCGCCTCTTCGGCTTCCCGTTCCCGATCGAGGAAACCCAGGAACAGGCGGCGGCTTAA
- the rplX gene encoding 50S ribosomal protein L24: protein MASAKIKKGDNVVVLSGKDKGRTGTVAKVMPKDEKVVVSGLNVMTRHRKPSQTNPQGGLDRVEAPMHISKVAVADPKTGAPTRVRFETVDGKKVRVAVKSGEKIDG from the coding sequence ATGGCAAGCGCTAAGATCAAAAAGGGCGACAACGTTGTCGTCCTGTCCGGCAAGGACAAGGGCCGCACCGGCACCGTCGCCAAGGTTATGCCGAAGGACGAGAAGGTTGTGGTTTCGGGCCTGAATGTGATGACCCGTCATCGCAAGCCGAGCCAGACCAACCCGCAGGGCGGTCTCGACCGTGTCGAAGCCCCCATGCACATTTCCAAGGTCGCGGTGGCCGATCCCAAGACTGGCGCGCCCACGCGTGTCCGTTTTGAAACGGTGGACGGCAAGAAAGTCCGTGTCGCCGTGAAGTCCGGGGAGAAAATCGATGGCTGA
- the rplN gene encoding 50S ribosomal protein L14, with amino-acid sequence MIQMQSNLDVADNSGAKRVQCIKVLGGSKRRFAGVGDIIVVSVKEAAPRGRVKKGDVHRAVIVRTAKDVRRPDGSVIRFDGNAAVLVNKNDEPIGTRIFGPVVRELRARKHMKIISLAPEVL; translated from the coding sequence ATGATCCAGATGCAATCCAATCTTGATGTTGCAGACAACAGTGGCGCCAAGCGCGTCCAGTGCATCAAGGTTCTCGGCGGATCGAAGCGTCGCTTCGCCGGCGTTGGCGACATCATCGTCGTCTCCGTCAAGGAAGCGGCGCCCCGTGGCCGCGTCAAGAAGGGCGACGTTCACCGCGCCGTCATCGTGCGCACCGCCAAGGACGTTCGTCGTCCCGACGGCAGCGTGATCCGTTTCGACGGCAACGCAGCCGTGCTGGTCAACAAGAACGACGAGCCCATCGGTACGCGTATCTTTGGCCCGGTGGTTCGTGAACTTCGTGCGCGCAAGCACATGAAGATCATCTCGCTGGCTCCGGAGGTGCTGTAA
- the rpsQ gene encoding 30S ribosomal protein S17, with product MPKRVLTGTVVSDKGDKTVVVNVERKVKHPLYGKIIRRSKKYHAHDETNSFKEGETVRIEETAPISKLKTWKVLDRVNTHKAPEASTEA from the coding sequence ATGCCGAAACGTGTTCTGACCGGAACGGTGGTCTCCGACAAGGGCGACAAGACCGTGGTCGTGAATGTCGAGCGCAAGGTGAAGCACCCGTTGTACGGGAAGATCATCCGTCGTTCGAAGAAGTACCACGCGCACGACGAGACCAATAGCTTCAAGGAAGGCGAAACCGTCCGCATCGAAGAGACGGCGCCGATTTCGAAGCTGAAGACCTGGAAGGTGCTGGATCGGGTCAACACCCACAAGGCGCCCGAGGCTTCGACCGAAGCGTAA
- the rpmC gene encoding 50S ribosomal protein L29 translates to MTKIVEDLRTKTDDQLSAELGSLKKEAFNLRFQAATNQLERPARVREVRRNIARIKTLQSERASAAAAK, encoded by the coding sequence ATGACCAAGATTGTTGAAGACCTGCGCACCAAGACCGACGATCAGCTTTCGGCTGAACTGGGTTCGCTGAAGAAGGAAGCGTTCAACCTGCGCTTCCAGGCTGCGACCAACCAGCTGGAACGCCCCGCGCGTGTCCGCGAAGTGCGTCGCAACATTGCCCGCATCAAGACGTTGCAGAGCGAGCGCGCAAGCGCCGCCGCTGCCAAGTAA
- the rplP gene encoding 50S ribosomal protein L16: MLQPKKMKFRKAFKGRISGNAPGGTSLNFGSYGLKALEPERITARQIEAARRAITRHIKRQGRLWIRVFPDVPVTKKPAEVRQGKGKGSVEYWAARVKPGRILFELDGVPGPIAAVAFERAAMKLPIKTKVVARLGDTSHLGGE; this comes from the coding sequence ATGCTGCAACCGAAGAAAATGAAGTTCCGCAAGGCATTCAAGGGCCGCATCAGCGGCAATGCGCCTGGCGGAACGAGCCTCAATTTCGGGTCCTATGGCCTGAAGGCGCTGGAGCCCGAGCGGATCACCGCGCGCCAGATCGAAGCGGCCCGCCGTGCGATCACGCGTCACATCAAGCGTCAGGGACGTTTGTGGATCCGCGTGTTCCCCGATGTGCCCGTGACCAAGAAGCCTGCCGAAGTCCGTCAGGGCAAGGGCAAGGGTTCGGTCGAATATTGGGCAGCGCGCGTCAAGCCCGGCCGCATCCTGTTCGAACTGGATGGCGTCCCCGGCCCGATCGCCGCGGTTGCCTTCGAGCGTGCAGCCATGAAGCTGCCGATCAAGACCAAGGTTGTGGCCCGCCTCGGCGATACGTCGCACCTGGGAGGTGAGTGA
- the rpsC gene encoding 30S ribosomal protein S3, whose protein sequence is MGQKSNPIGLRLQINRTWDSRWYAEGRDYARMLKEDIELRKFIMKTMPQAAISKVVIERPARLCRVSIYAARPGVIIGKKGADIEKLRKKLESMIKGGEVKLNIVEIRKPEIDAKLVAQGIADQLIRRVAFRRAMKRAVQSALRLGAEGIKITCGGRLGGAEIARTEWYREGRVPLHTLRANVDYADAEALTAYGIIGIKCWIFKGEILGHDPMAQDRLMMEAQTSGVRPAR, encoded by the coding sequence ATGGGTCAGAAGAGCAATCCGATCGGCCTGCGTCTGCAGATCAACCGCACCTGGGACAGCCGCTGGTACGCCGAAGGGCGCGACTATGCACGCATGCTCAAGGAAGACATCGAGCTGCGCAAGTTCATCATGAAGACGATGCCCCAGGCAGCGATCTCCAAGGTGGTGATCGAGCGTCCGGCCCGTCTGTGCCGCGTCTCCATCTATGCTGCACGCCCCGGCGTGATCATCGGCAAGAAGGGTGCGGACATCGAGAAGCTGCGCAAGAAGCTGGAATCGATGATCAAGGGTGGTGAGGTCAAGCTCAACATCGTTGAAATCCGCAAGCCGGAAATCGATGCCAAGCTCGTTGCCCAGGGCATTGCCGATCAGCTGATCCGCCGCGTTGCCTTCCGTCGCGCCATGAAGCGTGCGGTTCAATCGGCGCTGCGTCTGGGTGCCGAAGGCATCAAGATCACCTGCGGTGGCCGTCTGGGCGGCGCGGAAATCGCGCGCACCGAATGGTACCGCGAAGGCCGCGTGCCGCTGCACACGCTGCGCGCCAATGTCGACTATGCCGATGCCGAAGCGCTTACCGCGTACGGCATCATCGGCATCAAGTGCTGGATCTTCAAGGGCGAAATCCTTGGACACGATCCGATGGCGCAGGACCGGCTGATGATGGAAGCACAGACTTCCGGCGTCCGTCCGGCCCGCTGA
- the rplV gene encoding 50S ribosomal protein L22 — protein MGKAKSPRRVGDNEALAVGTTIRGSAQKLGLVAALIRGKKAEEAMNILAFSKKGMAVDARKVLASAIANAENNHNLDVDALVVAEASVGKAITMKRFMTRARGRSSRILKPFSRLRIVVREQEEA, from the coding sequence ATGGGCAAGGCAAAATCTCCGCGTCGCGTTGGTGACAATGAGGCTCTGGCTGTCGGCACGACCATCCGTGGTTCTGCGCAGAAGCTTGGTCTGGTTGCTGCCTTGATCCGTGGCAAGAAGGCTGAAGAGGCCATGAACATCCTGGCCTTCTCGAAGAAGGGCATGGCGGTCGACGCACGCAAGGTTCTGGCATCTGCGATTGCGAATGCCGAAAACAACCACAATCTCGATGTTGACGCGCTGGTCGTGGCTGAAGCGAGTGTTGGCAAGGCGATCACGATGAAGCGTTTCATGACGCGCGCTCGTGGCCGTTCCAGCCGCATCCTGAAGCCGTTCAGCCGCCTGCGTATCGTCGTGCGCGAACAAGAGGAAGCGTAA
- the rpsS gene encoding 30S ribosomal protein S19 yields the protein MARSIKKGPFFDLYLLKKAETAQDAGGRAPIKTWSRRSTILPQFVGLTFNVYNGHKFIPVSVNEDMVGHKLGEFAPTRTFPGHAADKKGKR from the coding sequence ATGGCTCGCTCCATCAAAAAAGGGCCGTTCTTCGACCTGTATCTGCTGAAGAAGGCAGAAACGGCGCAGGACGCTGGCGGCCGTGCTCCGATCAAGACTTGGTCGCGTCGTTCGACCATTCTGCCGCAGTTCGTTGGTCTGACGTTCAACGTCTACAACGGTCACAAGTTCATCCCGGTTTCGGTCAACGAAGACATGGTGGGTCACAAGCTGGGCGAATTCGCTCCGACCCGCACCTTCCCTGGCCACGCTGCTGACAAGAAGGGCAAGCGCTAA
- the rplB gene encoding 50S ribosomal protein L2 has product MALKSYNPTSPGRRGLILVDRSDLYKGGPVKALTEGKRKTGGRNNKGHVTSRGIAGGHKQRYRIVDFKRRKMDVAGTVERIEYDPNRTAFIALIKYEDGEVAYILAPQRLAVGDQVIASEKTDVKPGNAMKLAQMPVGTIIHNVEMKPGKGGQIARSAGTYAQVVGRDRGMVMVRLNSGEQRYIPGACMGTVGAVSNPDNSNQNFAKAGRKRWMGRRPLTRGVAKNPVDHPHGGGEGRTSGGRHPVTPWGKPTKGMRTRKNKSTDKMIIRSRHAKKKR; this is encoded by the coding sequence ATGGCACTCAAATCATATAATCCGACAAGCCCGGGCCGTCGTGGTCTGATTCTTGTCGATCGCAGCGACCTGTACAAGGGCGGCCCCGTCAAGGCGCTGACCGAAGGCAAGCGCAAGACCGGTGGCCGCAACAACAAGGGTCACGTGACCTCGCGCGGCATCGCCGGTGGTCACAAGCAGCGTTATCGCATCGTCGATTTCAAGCGTCGCAAGATGGACGTTGCCGGCACTGTGGAGCGGATCGAATACGATCCCAACCGCACCGCCTTCATCGCGCTGATCAAGTACGAAGACGGCGAAGTCGCCTACATCCTGGCGCCTCAGCGTCTGGCCGTTGGTGATCAGGTGATCGCCAGTGAAAAGACCGACGTGAAGCCGGGCAACGCGATGAAGCTGGCACAGATGCCGGTCGGCACCATCATCCACAATGTGGAGATGAAGCCGGGCAAGGGCGGTCAGATCGCGCGTTCGGCAGGCACCTATGCACAGGTCGTAGGTCGTGACCGCGGCATGGTCATGGTGCGTCTGAACTCGGGCGAACAGCGCTACATCCCCGGCGCCTGCATGGGCACGGTGGGCGCGGTGTCGAACCCCGACAACAGCAACCAGAACTTCGCCAAGGCCGGTCGCAAGCGCTGGATGGGCCGTCGTCCGCTGACCCGCGGCGTCGCCAAGAACCCGGTCGATCACCCGCATGGCGGCGGTGAAGGCCGCACCTCGGGTGGCCGTCATCCGGTCACTCCGTGGGGCAAGCCGACCAAGGGCATGCGCACCCGCAAGAACAAGTCGACGGACAAGATGATCATCCGGTCACGTCACGCGAAGAAGAAGAGGTAA
- a CDS encoding 50S ribosomal protein L23 encodes MAKKSDTIDTRHYDVIVAPHITEKSTLLSEFNSVVFKVSQDATKPQIKAAVEALFDVKVVGVNTLVQKGKTKRWKGRPYTRNDIKKAVVRLAEGQSIDVTTGV; translated from the coding sequence ATGGCTAAAAAATCCGACACCATCGATACGCGTCATTATGACGTGATCGTTGCCCCGCACATCACCGAGAAGTCGACGCTGTTGAGCGAATTCAACTCGGTGGTCTTCAAGGTCAGCCAGGATGCGACCAAGCCGCAGATCAAGGCTGCGGTCGAAGCGCTGTTCGATGTCAAGGTGGTCGGGGTCAACACCCTGGTCCAGAAGGGCAAGACCAAGCGCTGGAAGGGTCGTCCCTACACCCGCAATGACATCAAGAAAGCCGTTGTTCGGTTGGCCGAAGGCCAGTCGATCGACGTCACCACCGGCGTTTGA
- the rplD gene encoding 50S ribosomal protein L4 gives MKLKVQTLDATAKGDIELNDDVFGVTPRADILHRVVTWQLENRRGTARGARERSDVARTGKKFGRQKGGGTARHGDRRAPIFIGGGKAHGPRVRDFNPSLNKKVRALGLKMALSSKVASESLIVLDTFDLTEAKTKTLLAQLGKLGLGKKALFIDGDAVNDNFRKASANLIGLNVLPAVGANVYDILKHDTLVLTRAAVEKLEARFNG, from the coding sequence ATGAAGCTCAAGGTCCAGACCCTCGACGCCACCGCAAAGGGCGACATCGAACTGAACGATGACGTCTTCGGCGTGACCCCGCGCGCAGACATCCTGCACCGCGTTGTCACTTGGCAGCTCGAAAACCGTCGCGGCACCGCCCGCGGCGCTCGTGAACGTTCGGACGTTGCCCGCACCGGCAAGAAGTTCGGTCGCCAGAAGGGTGGCGGTACCGCCCGTCACGGCGATCGTCGCGCCCCGATCTTCATCGGCGGTGGTAAGGCTCACGGTCCCCGCGTCCGTGACTTCAACCCCTCGCTGAACAAGAAGGTTCGTGCGCTTGGCCTGAAGATGGCACTGTCGTCCAAGGTCGCCAGCGAAAGCCTGATCGTGCTCGACACGTTCGACCTCACCGAAGCCAAGACCAAGACGCTGCTGGCACAGCTCGGCAAGCTGGGTCTCGGCAAGAAGGCGCTGTTCATCGATGGCGATGCCGTGAACGACAATTTCCGGAAGGCTTCGGCCAACCTGATCGGTCTGAACGTGCTGCCCGCCGTCGGTGCCAACGTCTATGACATCCTGAAACACGATACGCTGGTGCTGACCCGCGCCGCTGTTGAAAAGCTGGAGGCACGGTTCAATGGCTAA